In one Nitrososphaera viennensis EN76 genomic region, the following are encoded:
- the mvk gene encoding mevalonate kinase, whose protein sequence is MTVTATAVAKARAAAPAKIILFGEHFVVYGNPAILASINRRITVTAKKSRDGGKVKIKSDIASGEFDGSTFRLIEGANARATLEPLYYAARQALDDKKQQKGGLEIEIKSDIPYGVGLGSSAAALVATIAAVESLLGRADKKKVCESAIEAEKIIHKNSSGADCFVSTFGGMMHYSKGGGFKKVEAKTKLFLVIGDTGIKHNTGDLVSSVRKLKEANQMAFSGLMSQSRDICNQALAALNSGNTEHLGMLMNENQLLLERLGVSHEKADDLIDVARRAGALGAKITGAGGGGAIIALAASKEDSERIASAIKETGQGAFEVEIDTKGLVLG, encoded by the coding sequence ATGACTGTAACAGCAACAGCGGTAGCAAAGGCAAGGGCGGCGGCTCCGGCAAAGATAATCCTGTTTGGCGAGCATTTCGTCGTGTACGGCAACCCTGCAATACTTGCGTCCATCAACCGCAGGATAACCGTCACGGCAAAGAAATCCAGGGACGGCGGCAAGGTCAAGATAAAATCTGACATCGCATCAGGCGAGTTTGACGGCTCGACGTTCCGGCTTATCGAGGGCGCCAACGCGCGCGCAACCCTGGAGCCTCTGTATTACGCGGCCAGGCAGGCGCTTGACGACAAGAAGCAGCAAAAGGGAGGGCTTGAGATAGAGATAAAATCAGACATCCCCTACGGAGTGGGCCTCGGGTCGTCCGCCGCGGCGCTTGTAGCCACAATTGCGGCAGTCGAGTCGCTTCTTGGCAGGGCAGACAAAAAGAAGGTCTGCGAGAGCGCGATTGAAGCAGAGAAGATAATCCACAAGAACTCGTCAGGGGCCGACTGCTTTGTCAGCACCTTTGGGGGCATGATGCACTACAGCAAGGGCGGCGGCTTTAAAAAAGTCGAGGCAAAGACCAAGCTCTTCCTCGTCATCGGGGACACCGGAATAAAGCACAACACGGGCGACCTTGTCTCAAGCGTGCGCAAGCTGAAGGAGGCAAACCAGATGGCGTTTTCCGGCCTGATGTCGCAGTCCAGGGACATCTGCAACCAGGCCCTTGCCGCGCTCAACAGCGGCAACACGGAGCACCTCGGCATGCTGATGAACGAAAACCAGCTCCTGCTTGAGCGCCTCGGAGTATCGCACGAAAAGGCAGACGACCTGATAGACGTGGCAAGGCGTGCGGGCGCGCTTGGAGCCAAGATAACGGGTGCAGGAGGCGGGGGCGCGATAATAGCGCTGGCCGCTTCAAAGGAGGACAGCGAGAGGATCGCATCGGCGATAAAGGAAACAGGCCAGGGCGCCTTTGAAGTCGAGATCGACACCAAGGGCCTGGTCCTTGGCTAG
- a CDS encoding MEMO1 family protein — protein MTKPTKRPPAVAGMFYPSNEHELRLTIDQSFRNTKFGPGRPPPALTTSAEEERKIYGIVCPHAGYTYSGAVAANGFYAISASDFDNVVMVGPNHYGIGSGVATMKGGTWETPLGQVQVNSEWTQEIARKSGIIDFDDFAHSRDHCLEVQLPFLQSIKSRFTIVPVILIMQDIDTAFDVGKAIADTVVENPKTKTILIASSDLTHYEPNIMAHEKDNELIKAMLTLDVTKFYAVLERMDVSACGYGAIASIMVAAKNLGATRGELLKYATSGDVTGDTDAVVGYSSVIFV, from the coding sequence TTGACCAAGCCGACAAAAAGACCGCCGGCCGTCGCCGGCATGTTTTATCCTTCAAACGAGCACGAGCTGCGGCTGACCATAGACCAGTCCTTCCGCAACACCAAGTTCGGGCCGGGAAGGCCCCCGCCCGCGCTGACAACATCAGCAGAAGAAGAGCGCAAGATATACGGCATTGTTTGCCCGCACGCCGGCTACACGTACTCTGGCGCGGTGGCGGCAAACGGCTTTTACGCCATTTCCGCAAGCGACTTTGACAACGTCGTGATGGTGGGGCCAAACCACTACGGGATAGGTTCCGGCGTGGCGACCATGAAGGGCGGGACGTGGGAGACGCCCCTCGGGCAGGTGCAGGTAAACAGCGAATGGACGCAAGAGATCGCAAGGAAATCCGGCATCATCGACTTTGACGACTTTGCCCACAGCCGCGACCACTGCCTCGAGGTGCAGCTGCCTTTCCTGCAGTCGATAAAGAGCAGGTTCACGATTGTGCCGGTTATCCTGATAATGCAGGACATCGACACCGCGTTTGACGTCGGAAAGGCCATAGCCGACACGGTTGTAGAGAATCCAAAGACAAAGACGATTTTGATTGCGTCGTCGGACCTTACTCACTATGAGCCAAACATAATGGCGCACGAAAAAGACAATGAACTGATAAAGGCGATGCTTACCCTCGACGTCACGAAATTCTACGCTGTGCTGGAGAGGATGGACGTTTCTGCGTGCGGGTACGGCGCCATTGCGTCAATAATGGTCGCCGCAAAGAACCTGGGCGCGACCCGGGGCGAGCTGTTGAAATATGCGACCAGCGGAGACGTGACAGGGGACACGGACGCGGTGGTCGGCTATTCATCGGTGATATTTGTATGA
- the panB gene encoding 3-methyl-2-oxobutanoate hydroxymethyltransferase has protein sequence MMTQARKKVSVSDLASMKGKEKISVLTAYDYSTALICDRAGVDILLVGDSAGMVVLGHPSTVPVNMQEMLMFCGAVSRGAKRAMIVGDMPFGSYQPGTSTAIENAVQFIKGGCDAVKLEGGAEIADKVKAIVDAGVPVMGHIGLKPQTSSLWEGYRLQGRTAESARRLVQDAQALEKAGVFSIVLEMVASEVAEVVTRKVSVPTIGIGSGPGCDGQVLVLHDLLGIYEDMKPKFVKRYAELARPILDAVLRYTQDVKAGKFPEEISTFHMSPEELEKFRGKNKK, from the coding sequence ATGATGACGCAGGCCAGAAAGAAGGTAAGCGTAAGCGACCTTGCTTCCATGAAGGGCAAGGAAAAGATCTCGGTCCTCACGGCGTACGACTATTCCACCGCGCTGATATGCGACAGGGCCGGAGTCGACATCCTGCTGGTAGGCGACAGCGCCGGGATGGTGGTCCTTGGGCACCCAAGCACGGTCCCGGTCAACATGCAGGAGATGCTGATGTTCTGCGGCGCGGTGTCAAGGGGGGCCAAGAGGGCGATGATAGTAGGCGACATGCCGTTTGGCTCGTACCAGCCAGGCACGAGCACGGCCATTGAAAACGCGGTCCAGTTCATCAAGGGAGGATGCGACGCGGTGAAACTGGAAGGCGGCGCAGAGATCGCCGACAAGGTAAAAGCCATCGTGGACGCAGGCGTGCCGGTCATGGGCCACATCGGGCTAAAGCCGCAGACGTCGTCGCTGTGGGAGGGCTACCGCCTGCAGGGCAGGACAGCCGAGTCGGCGCGGCGCCTGGTGCAGGACGCGCAGGCGCTTGAAAAGGCAGGCGTTTTTTCGATAGTGCTGGAGATGGTCGCAAGCGAGGTTGCAGAGGTTGTCACCAGAAAGGTGTCCGTGCCCACAATCGGCATAGGCTCCGGCCCGGGTTGCGACGGCCAGGTGCTCGTGCTGCACGACCTGCTTGGGATATACGAGGACATGAAGCCAAAGTTTGTCAAGAGGTACGCCGAGCTTGCCAGGCCGATCCTTGACGCGGTCTTGCGCTACACGCAGGACGTCAAGGCAGGCAAGTTCCCGGAAGAGATCAGCACCTTTCACATGAGCCCCGAGGAGCTGGAGAAATTCAGAGGAAAGAACAAGAAATGA
- a CDS encoding FxLYD domain-containing protein, protein MKAALAVAALVAVIVIVAGMMTAAITLPASAQSFEERLWFYPEVPTEKSLVTAKVSLTTPTPCYGVEMQDFEKSESDISISVKVTPPAPETICAQVLKRHLLEQDIGTLKAGAYTARLYVNGEEKAATRLYVTERDVAVLSTGRYVDYQGDANLVGEVQNAGNVPLERVAIDVNFFDGDRLFREERIYTTMGILMPHMTSGFSLLLGDDNGNLRDKEYSVRVISYNTASSAKQDALQLVVEPQPGRGVISGTVYNNSVERDATQVKIACVVYDAQGAAVDSVFDYSKPSTIAPGKSAGFEIQTNHDAGSDDFTASCNAESVEFATGAVQVIPEFPAAALALAGSLAGLAAVYRFRDKLQQFPCDL, encoded by the coding sequence ATGAAGGCCGCCCTGGCAGTCGCCGCGCTTGTTGCTGTTATTGTCATCGTCGCAGGCATGATGACAGCAGCTATTACGCTTCCTGCCAGCGCGCAGTCTTTTGAAGAACGGCTATGGTTTTATCCCGAAGTGCCAACCGAGAAAAGCCTGGTGACTGCAAAGGTGTCTCTGACTACTCCCACTCCCTGCTATGGCGTGGAGATGCAGGATTTTGAAAAATCAGAAAGCGACATATCGATAAGCGTCAAGGTCACGCCGCCTGCGCCGGAAACAATCTGCGCACAGGTGTTGAAGAGGCACCTGCTTGAGCAGGACATCGGCACGCTAAAAGCTGGGGCCTACACCGCCCGGCTCTACGTCAACGGCGAGGAAAAAGCCGCGACAAGGCTTTACGTCACAGAAAGGGACGTCGCCGTGCTCTCGACAGGCCGGTATGTGGACTATCAGGGCGATGCCAACCTGGTAGGCGAAGTGCAGAACGCCGGCAACGTGCCGCTTGAACGCGTGGCAATCGACGTCAACTTTTTCGATGGCGACAGGCTGTTCCGGGAGGAGCGTATCTACACCACGATGGGGATATTGATGCCCCACATGACCTCCGGCTTTAGCCTCCTGCTTGGCGACGACAACGGCAACCTGCGCGACAAAGAATATTCAGTCCGGGTGATTTCGTACAATACCGCTTCTTCTGCAAAGCAGGACGCGCTGCAGCTGGTGGTAGAGCCGCAGCCGGGCAGGGGCGTGATCTCGGGGACCGTCTACAACAACAGCGTCGAGCGGGACGCCACGCAGGTCAAAATAGCCTGCGTGGTCTACGACGCGCAGGGGGCAGCTGTGGATTCTGTGTTCGATTATTCAAAGCCAAGCACGATTGCGCCGGGAAAAAGCGCTGGCTTTGAGATACAGACAAACCACGACGCAGGAAGCGACGACTTTACTGCCAGCTGCAACGCCGAATCAGTCGAGTTTGCCACGGGCGCGGTGCAGGTGATCCCCGAATTCCCGGCCGCAGCGCTGGCGCTTGCAGGCTCACTTGCCGGCCTTGCTGCCGTTTATAGATTCAGAGACAAGCTCCAGCAATTTCCTTGCGATCTTTGA
- a CDS encoding PhoU domain-containing protein: MVRYARRLQQIGSSILISLPSQWVKDNNLRKGSIVPVNINRDNTISIFPSGEEAESTKEVTIQYSPASMDSLVNQVYGAYLLGYDVIRVKAAGSITYEDAERFKRAMRKLVGLEIVEEDRQTISSQFLLDPNTLDAEKILRRMNSLVAGMFREMLEAIKERENIAKRSIGGRDDEVDRQYFLLVRLIRSAMMDQQLAGKLNLSNIDILDYRIAANLLESAGDFIVDLAPMQDFARLALIDRFVQAGELVEKMQEKAVAAFAGKNRADSVEVVNMYGKFNEIMSSIKEASANADNKSPESTVAVLNLTYSLDRIARCWVDIADLVKPMHLIAPLKNA, translated from the coding sequence ATGGTGAGATACGCAAGGCGCCTCCAGCAGATTGGAAGCAGCATCCTCATTTCGCTCCCGAGCCAGTGGGTCAAGGACAACAACCTAAGAAAAGGCAGCATCGTGCCTGTAAACATCAACAGGGACAACACTATTTCGATATTTCCGTCCGGCGAGGAGGCCGAGAGCACCAAAGAGGTGACCATCCAGTACTCGCCGGCTTCGATGGACTCGCTTGTCAACCAGGTGTACGGAGCGTACCTGCTTGGCTATGACGTGATACGGGTAAAGGCGGCCGGCTCGATAACGTACGAGGACGCCGAGCGCTTCAAGCGGGCGATGAGAAAGCTGGTGGGCCTGGAGATAGTGGAAGAGGACCGGCAGACCATCTCGTCGCAGTTCCTGCTTGACCCAAACACTCTTGACGCCGAAAAGATCCTGCGCCGGATGAACTCGCTTGTAGCCGGCATGTTCCGCGAGATGCTTGAAGCGATAAAGGAGCGAGAGAACATCGCCAAGCGCTCGATAGGCGGGCGCGACGACGAGGTCGACCGGCAATACTTTTTGCTGGTGCGCCTCATAAGGAGCGCCATGATGGACCAGCAGCTTGCCGGAAAACTCAACCTGAGCAACATCGACATCCTCGACTACAGGATCGCGGCAAACCTGCTTGAAAGCGCCGGCGATTTTATTGTCGACCTTGCGCCTATGCAGGACTTTGCCAGGCTTGCCCTCATTGACAGGTTTGTGCAGGCCGGCGAGCTTGTGGAAAAGATGCAGGAAAAGGCGGTGGCGGCGTTTGCCGGCAAGAACCGTGCCGACTCTGTGGAGGTGGTCAACATGTACGGCAAATTCAACGAGATCATGAGCTCGATCAAAGAGGCCTCGGCCAACGCGGACAACAAGAGCCCCGAGTCGACGGTCGCGGTGCTGAACCTTACTTACTCTCTGGACAGAATAGCGCGCTGCTGGGTCGACATTGCGGACCTGGTAAAGCCGATGCACCTGATAGCGCCCCTGAAAAACGCCTAG
- a CDS encoding M24 family metallopeptidase, producing MMMMKERRSRLLQHAAKAGCNAVAAFEPENVFYLTGFWGEAIAVCTDNGTKLVAPKLEYSRAQQSSIDCEVVPTERGSELLATFVSQIKNKQACTDCSDYSTVEHVRRLQGNVVVDTEPFFLTRRIKDEAEMEVIAKASRILDRLYKVCADEIKAGMTERDLQAKLVYEGLKMGANPPSYKSTLNPLIIAGGPNGALPHAEVTGRKFRSKDMIVVDLTLRHQGYIADATRTFALGKPTAEMVRVYEIVQESQKAGLDAAVAGATCGQVDAACRDLIRERGYEKQFIHSTGHGIGLDVHEPPWVRATNEEVLQKNMAVTVEPGIYLEGKFGVRIEDSILVTGGKPKVLNRFTKDLVVL from the coding sequence ATGATGATGATGAAAGAGCGCAGGTCGCGCCTCTTGCAGCATGCCGCAAAGGCCGGCTGCAACGCAGTGGCGGCGTTTGAGCCGGAAAACGTGTTCTACCTCACCGGCTTTTGGGGAGAAGCTATCGCGGTATGCACCGACAATGGCACGAAACTCGTGGCGCCCAAGCTGGAATACTCGCGCGCCCAGCAGTCGTCGATAGACTGCGAGGTCGTCCCGACAGAGAGGGGAAGCGAGCTCTTGGCGACTTTTGTTTCACAGATAAAGAACAAGCAGGCGTGCACCGACTGCAGCGACTACAGTACAGTCGAGCACGTGAGAAGGCTGCAGGGGAACGTCGTTGTCGACACAGAGCCGTTCTTTCTCACGCGCAGGATAAAGGACGAGGCCGAGATGGAGGTGATAGCAAAAGCGTCGCGCATACTTGACAGGCTGTACAAAGTCTGTGCAGACGAGATAAAGGCAGGCATGACAGAGCGCGACCTCCAGGCAAAACTTGTCTACGAGGGGCTGAAGATGGGCGCAAACCCGCCCTCGTACAAGTCCACGCTGAACCCGCTGATAATCGCAGGCGGGCCAAACGGCGCGCTTCCGCACGCCGAGGTGACCGGCCGCAAGTTTCGCAGCAAGGACATGATAGTAGTCGACCTGACGCTCCGCCACCAGGGATACATTGCGGATGCGACGCGCACGTTTGCCCTCGGCAAGCCGACGGCAGAGATGGTACGCGTCTATGAAATAGTGCAAGAGTCGCAAAAGGCCGGCCTTGACGCCGCGGTGGCGGGCGCCACGTGCGGCCAGGTCGACGCGGCGTGCAGGGATTTGATAAGAGAGCGCGGCTATGAAAAGCAGTTCATACACTCTACCGGCCACGGCATCGGCCTTGACGTGCACGAGCCTCCCTGGGTGCGCGCGACAAACGAGGAGGTGCTGCAAAAGAACATGGCGGTGACAGTCGAGCCGGGAATCTACCTTGAAGGCAAGTTCGGGGTCAGGATAGAGGACAGCATACTTGTCACCGGCGGAAAGCCCAAGGTGCTAAACAGGTTCACCAAAGACCTGGTGGTACTGTAG
- the coaBC gene encoding bifunctional phosphopantothenoylcysteine decarboxylase/phosphopantothenate--cysteine ligase CoaBC: protein MKQQRRGVHPSKDITGSDGSELEGKKIVLCITGSVAAYRAIDLARLLMRHGADVHAVMSEATASTLLHPEMMKWATGNEVVSRLTGNLEHIALADYGMSDLVVVYPCTANTMGKMAAGIDDTPVTSVLSVALGSKIPVIVAPAMHEAMYENRFIQQNVKKLQECGIMFVGPNMEEGKAKAAEPEQVLASAIGALAAKGPLAGKRVLVTAGSTVEYIDPIRVITNTSSGKMGVAIAREAEKMGAKVTLVYGHGTEEEPDDVARVVRVDTSAQMRGAVVAELLKKEEKCDVAIMAAAVSDYAPSSASAKKIDTRNGSRLDLSLVATKKIVDEVKKASKDTFLVAFKADYGASDSTLVDKAYKKLQECGADLVVANDIGRDGSKAGSDRNEVFIVDARKKVVHVPLDDKSKIARKLLELVSESINGSKAGK, encoded by the coding sequence ATGAAGCAGCAGCGACGCGGCGTCCACCCGTCAAAGGACATCACGGGCTCTGACGGGAGCGAGCTTGAAGGCAAAAAAATAGTCCTGTGCATAACGGGAAGCGTGGCCGCGTACCGCGCAATAGACCTTGCGCGCCTATTGATGCGCCACGGGGCCGACGTGCACGCAGTCATGAGCGAGGCCACAGCGTCGACGCTTTTGCACCCGGAGATGATGAAGTGGGCAACGGGAAACGAGGTTGTTTCAAGACTCACTGGAAACCTTGAGCACATTGCGCTTGCGGACTATGGCATGTCCGACCTTGTGGTAGTGTACCCGTGCACCGCAAACACGATGGGCAAGATGGCAGCAGGAATCGACGACACGCCGGTGACGTCCGTCCTGAGCGTCGCGCTTGGCTCGAAAATCCCGGTAATCGTCGCCCCTGCGATGCACGAGGCCATGTACGAAAACAGGTTCATCCAGCAGAACGTGAAAAAGCTGCAAGAGTGCGGCATCATGTTTGTCGGCCCGAACATGGAAGAGGGCAAGGCCAAGGCTGCAGAGCCAGAACAGGTGCTTGCGTCCGCGATAGGCGCGCTTGCTGCCAAGGGGCCGCTTGCAGGCAAGCGCGTGCTTGTCACTGCGGGAAGCACTGTCGAGTACATTGACCCCATCCGCGTCATCACCAACACCAGCTCTGGCAAGATGGGCGTCGCAATAGCAAGGGAGGCAGAGAAGATGGGCGCCAAGGTGACGCTTGTGTACGGCCACGGCACGGAAGAAGAGCCTGATGATGTCGCAAGGGTTGTCAGGGTAGACACGAGCGCGCAGATGCGCGGCGCGGTTGTTGCAGAGCTGCTAAAGAAAGAAGAAAAATGCGACGTTGCGATAATGGCGGCCGCAGTGTCAGACTATGCGCCTTCTTCAGCTTCTGCGAAAAAAATAGACACGAGAAACGGCAGCAGGCTGGACCTCTCGCTCGTGGCCACAAAGAAAATAGTCGACGAGGTCAAGAAGGCAAGCAAGGACACTTTTCTTGTCGCGTTCAAGGCAGATTACGGCGCTTCGGACTCTACCCTTGTGGACAAGGCGTACAAAAAGCTGCAAGAGTGCGGGGCGGACCTTGTAGTGGCAAACGACATTGGCCGCGACGGCTCAAAAGCTGGCTCTGACAGGAACGAAGTGTTTATCGTCGATGCAAGGAAAAAGGTTGTGCATGTGCCACTCGACGACAAATCAAAGATCGCAAGGAAATTGCTGGAGCTTGTCTCTGAATCTATAAACGGCAGCAAGGCCGGCAAGTGA
- a CDS encoding pantoate kinase codes for MASTVVTAPAAVAKAFSPGHVTGFFEIPKLRGTSSPQYRGSRGAGFSIDRGISTTVHVFEDGSGRTGSKILINGRAAKPRDAEVSQWIVDRYAGEKNADKPFFVRVEHEIDIPVGFGLGSSGAAALSLSYALNAALGSRRSMQEAAQLAHEAEIACRTGLGTVIAEYAGGFEMRTGAGAPGIGTVERIPLEGHYKAVILCISPISTKAFLANRMDTINGLGGKMLDRLAETRSVDDFMKMSYQFADTLGLTEGRCRAPVRALREAGFECSVALFGETVFTIVPEARAGEAAGVLQKFFEGTLLVCDIDGRGARVL; via the coding sequence ATGGCATCTACAGTGGTCACGGCGCCGGCAGCTGTGGCCAAGGCGTTCTCCCCGGGCCACGTCACAGGTTTCTTCGAGATACCGAAACTGCGCGGCACAAGCTCCCCACAGTACAGGGGCTCAAGAGGCGCCGGCTTTTCCATCGACAGGGGCATTTCCACGACCGTCCACGTCTTTGAGGACGGCAGCGGCAGGACGGGCTCTAAAATTTTGATAAACGGCAGGGCCGCCAAGCCAAGGGACGCAGAGGTGTCGCAGTGGATCGTCGACAGGTATGCAGGAGAAAAGAACGCGGACAAGCCGTTCTTTGTAAGGGTCGAGCACGAGATAGACATCCCTGTTGGCTTTGGCCTGGGCTCCAGCGGCGCGGCCGCATTGAGCCTCAGCTATGCGCTCAATGCGGCGCTTGGCTCAAGGCGGAGCATGCAAGAGGCCGCGCAGCTGGCGCACGAGGCCGAAATAGCGTGCAGGACGGGCCTTGGCACCGTGATTGCCGAGTACGCTGGAGGCTTTGAGATGCGCACTGGCGCAGGCGCGCCGGGCATCGGCACGGTCGAGAGGATCCCGCTTGAAGGTCATTACAAAGCGGTGATACTCTGCATATCTCCGATCTCTACCAAGGCTTTCCTTGCAAACCGCATGGACACGATAAACGGCCTTGGGGGCAAGATGCTTGACAGACTTGCAGAGACGAGAAGCGTAGACGACTTTATGAAAATGTCGTACCAGTTTGCCGACACGCTCGGGCTCACTGAAGGCAGGTGCAGGGCACCGGTGCGCGCATTGAGGGAGGCAGGGTTTGAGTGCAGCGTCGCCCTGTTTGGCGAGACCGTGTTTACAATAGTGCCGGAGGCCCGCGCAGGCGAAGCGGCAGGCGTTCTGCAGAAATTTTTTGAGGGCACGCTGCTTGTCTGCGACATTGACGGCAGGGGCGCAAGGGTCCTCTGA
- a CDS encoding 4-phosphopantoate--beta-alanine ligase gives MIPQDHPRAESLHTREMLVDGFRRKLVVAEGLIAHGRGEAYDYLIGERTSAVAKKAIRAAAAALLLPDKRAVLSVNGNAAALCPKEIVELSGITGAAIEVNLFYRTEEREYAIKAELERHGARNVLGVGPRASAKIPELSSERRRVDPDGIFAADTVFVPLEDGDRTEALARMGKTVITVDLNPLSRTARAAHVTIVDNLVRAMPALVHEAQALKGRDEKSLKKIVSAFDNEKNLAQSLKKIRGGI, from the coding sequence ATGATACCGCAGGACCACCCGCGCGCCGAGTCGCTGCATACAAGGGAGATGCTGGTCGACGGATTCAGGCGCAAGCTGGTAGTTGCAGAGGGCCTGATAGCGCACGGCAGGGGAGAGGCCTACGACTATTTGATCGGCGAGCGCACCAGCGCAGTTGCAAAAAAGGCCATACGCGCGGCTGCCGCAGCGCTCCTCCTGCCAGACAAGAGGGCGGTGCTTTCAGTCAACGGCAACGCGGCCGCCCTGTGCCCAAAAGAGATAGTGGAACTGTCCGGGATCACGGGCGCGGCGATCGAGGTGAACCTGTTCTACCGCACCGAGGAAAGGGAATACGCCATCAAGGCCGAGCTGGAGAGGCACGGCGCAAGAAACGTGCTTGGAGTCGGCCCGCGCGCGTCTGCCAAGATACCCGAGCTTTCAAGCGAGCGCAGGCGCGTCGACCCGGACGGGATATTTGCGGCAGACACGGTCTTTGTGCCGCTTGAAGACGGCGACAGGACGGAGGCGCTTGCAAGGATGGGCAAGACCGTGATCACGGTGGACCTGAACCCGCTTTCAAGGACGGCCAGGGCCGCGCACGTGACCATAGTGGACAATTTGGTAAGGGCCATGCCGGCGCTTGTGCATGAGGCGCAGGCGCTAAAAGGCAGGGACGAAAAGTCGCTCAAAAAGATTGTCAGCGCGTTTGACAACGAAAAGAACCTTGCACAGTCGCTCAAGAAAATAAGGGGAGGAATATGA